In Cotesia glomerata isolate CgM1 linkage group LG1, MPM_Cglom_v2.3, whole genome shotgun sequence, one genomic interval encodes:
- the LOC123268604 gene encoding nuclear factor NF-kappa-B p100 subunit isoform X1, with translation MPVTYKNFEQLQTILMDSSNYYQFSPDTVMTTVNSHYSNSTESSPVENMESPVSALSPLRDEENFNINDSSFFDNTMAMEIGTPKLVIIDQPIEKFRFRYKSEMLGTHGSLASANSTTRRKKNAPTVQLKNFNGTAMIRCTIVTKNEEKRIPHAHHLVKREGNSENDSPYELTVGPENDWTATFHGMGIIHTAKKHIKEELIKKMQAEALERNRQYDYTITTLSVREETQIRMDADNASKWMDLNSVALSFQAFILNEHGVMTPITPPVYSHTINNLKSALTGELKICRIDKHTGSCDGNEEIFLLVEKVGKKNIKVKFFEVDDKNNEIWYAYGKFSELDVHHQYAIVFRTPPYKDREITKSRNVLIQLERPTDGDCSDPVKFIYKPSDSIITRKRPRMSYSESTDLSDIILSDTTMRKNIFAISPDNLTRSDLSAELKKLTSEKLPSDDFQQYIEDIDYDLFIEEANDELNDAHGYDQSLSTDGPKYADTLGGPNFAINVLKTGFKEGKENQDLRKRLKKILLERTSYGDTPLHSALRYGKRELVIQILKILSSSSEFKCLIDIQNASDRTPLHYAVIFNQPDIVRTLLSIGANPNTSDNHGSYPLHEGVKRPQNYECVDALLDAKADFNVRDDTGWTPFQVAAEYGSLRAIASLIKAGVDVNSTERSFGRTALHIAVEGGHIDVVRYLLEKTDIEVDKPNLGGNTALHSAVVNTGSRAKELCAILIKHNANPNIPNGHGRSCFEDDEDEQNGQERLIEPEIDLINSETKIKEEIEDDDPPHGQTSFDLACDNHEIKDLLSRANRDKTDNIIMEDVKEETREEEEEEEEEEEEEEEVEASDTEKEKETITEWLDVDQMAQLGNILDKNDGWKPLAKNLGCDYLWSSLDTRGASPALTILSYADVQGNLTMPKLLNLLHQMKQTEAATFVEDIIRNHNRSH, from the exons atgcCTGTGACTTACAAAAATTTCGAGCAATTACAGACTATCTTGATGGATTCatcaaattattatcaattcaGTCCGg ATACTGTAATGACTACAGTAAACAGTCACTATTCAAACTCAACAGAATCTTCACCAGTGGAAAACATGGAATCACCTGTGTCTGCTCTTTCTCCTTTGAGGGACgaggaaaattttaatataaatgatagttctttttttgataacaCTATgg caATGGAGATAGGTACTCCAAAACTGGTAATAATTGACCAACCTATTGAAAAATTCAGATTCAGATATAAATCTGAAATGTTGGGTACGCATGGTAGTCTAGCTAGTGCTAATTCTACAACAAGACGGAAAAAAAATGCTCCAACTGtacaa CTAAAAAACTTCAATGGAACTGCAATGATACGCTGTACAATTGTGacgaaaaatgaagaaaaacgTATTCCTCATGCTCACCACCTTGTCAAAAGAGAAGGTAATTCTGAAAACGATAGTCCATATGAACTTACAGTCGGCCCAGAAAATGATTGGACTGCTAC atTCCATGGAATGGGAATTATTCATACTGCTAAAAAGCATATAAAGGaagaattgattaaaaaaatgcaagcAGAAGCTCTTGAACGAAATCGACAATATGATTATACAATAACCACTCTTAGTGTTCGAGAAGAAACTCAAATAAGGATGGATGCTGACAATGCATCAAAATGGATGGACTTAAATAGCGTTGCTTTATCTTTTCAAGCGTTCATTTTAAATGAACATGGTGTTATGACTCCAATTACTCCACCCGTTTATTCTCACACAATTAATAACCTAa aaagtgccttgactggagaattaaaaatttgccgAATTGATAAACATACTGGTAGTTGCGATGGtaatgaagaaatatttttacttgtagaaaaagttggaaaaa aaaacataaaagttaaattttttgaagttgatgACAAGAATAATGAAATTTGGTATGCATATGGTAAATTTTCTGAACTCGATGTTCACCACCAATATGCTATAGTATTTCGTACACCTCCGTATAAAGACCGAGAAATAACAAAATCACGAAACGTACTTATTCAGTTGGAACGTCCAACAGACGGTGATTGTTCTGACCCAGTGAAATTCATCTACAAACCATCTGATAGCATAATAACAAGGAAGCGACCAAGAATGTCTTACTCTGAGAGTACTGACTTGAGCGATATAATTCTATCGGACACAACAAtgcgaaaaaatatatttgctATCTCTCCAGATAATCTAACACGCAGTGATTTGTCAGccgagttaaaaaaattaacttctgaAAAATTACCTTCTGATGATTTTCAGCAGTACATAGAAGATATAGATTATGATCTATTTATAGAAGAAGCAAATGACGAATTGAATGATGCCCATGGCTATGATCAAAGTCTGAGTACCGATGGTCCTAAGTATGCAGATACTTTGGGCGGACCTAATTTTGCAATTAATGTATTGAAAACAGGATTCAAAGAAGGCAAAGAAAACCAAGATCTTCGAaaacgtttaaaaaaaatcttattagaACGTACATCATATGGAGATACCCCACTCCACTCTGCTCTTCGATATGGCAAACGTGAACTTGTCatacaaattttaaagattttaagCAGTTCATCAGAATTCAAATGTCTAATTGATATACAAAATGCTTCTGATAGAACCCCTCTTCATTatgctgttatttttaatcaaccagACATAGTCCGTACCTTATTATCGATTGGAGCAAATCCAAATACCAGTGATAATCATGGCTCGTATCCACTTCATGAAGGTGTCAAAAGGCCACAAAATTATGAATGTGTTGATGCACTTTTAGATGCTAAAGCAGATTTTAATGTAAGAGATGATACGGGTTGGACTCCATTTCAAGTAGCTGCTGAGTATGGTTCTTTACGGGCGATTGCTTCGCTTATTAAGGCTGGAGTAGATGTTAATAGTACCGAAAGATCATTTGGACGAACAGCTTTACATATCGCCGTTGAGGGAGGTCATATTGATGTTGTTCGCTATCTTTTAGAGaag ACAGATATTGAGGTGGATAAGCCGAATCTTGGTGGAAATACAGCGCTTCATTCAGCAGTTGTTAACACTGGATCTAGAGCAAAAGAATTGTGTGCAATTCTTATAAAACATAATGCAAATCCTAATATACCAAATGGTCATGGCCGTTCGTGTTTTGAGGACGATGAAGATGAACAAAATGGTCAAGAGCGTTTAATTGAACCAGAAATCGATCTTATTAATAgtgaaacaaaaattaaagaagaaattgaaGATGACGATCCACCGCACGGCCAAACATCTTTTGATTTAGCTTGTGATAATCATGAG atAAAAGATCTACTGAGCAGAGCTAATAGAGATAAAACCGACAATATAATTATGGAAGATGTCAAAGAAGAGACACGAGAAGAAGAagaggaagaagaagaagaagaagaagaggagGAAGAAGTCGAAGCTTCTGAtacagaaaaagaaaaagaaacgATAACTGAATGGTTAGATGTAGACCAAATGGCTCAACTTGGGAATATATTGGATAAAAATGACGGATGGAAACCTCTTGCTAAAAATTTAGGCTGCGATTATCTTTGGTCTTCATTAGATACACGTGGAGCTAGTCCAGCGTTAACTATTCTCAGTTATGCTGAT gTTCAAGGTAATTTAACAATGCCGAAGCTTTTGAATTTGTTACACCAAATGAAACAAACAGAAGCAGCGACTTTTGTTGAAGATATAATCCGTAACCATAATCGTAGCCattga
- the LOC123268604 gene encoding nuclear factor NF-kappa-B p100 subunit isoform X2, with amino-acid sequence MTTVNSHYSNSTESSPVENMESPVSALSPLRDEENFNINDSSFFDNTMAMEIGTPKLVIIDQPIEKFRFRYKSEMLGTHGSLASANSTTRRKKNAPTVQLKNFNGTAMIRCTIVTKNEEKRIPHAHHLVKREGNSENDSPYELTVGPENDWTATFHGMGIIHTAKKHIKEELIKKMQAEALERNRQYDYTITTLSVREETQIRMDADNASKWMDLNSVALSFQAFILNEHGVMTPITPPVYSHTINNLKSALTGELKICRIDKHTGSCDGNEEIFLLVEKVGKKNIKVKFFEVDDKNNEIWYAYGKFSELDVHHQYAIVFRTPPYKDREITKSRNVLIQLERPTDGDCSDPVKFIYKPSDSIITRKRPRMSYSESTDLSDIILSDTTMRKNIFAISPDNLTRSDLSAELKKLTSEKLPSDDFQQYIEDIDYDLFIEEANDELNDAHGYDQSLSTDGPKYADTLGGPNFAINVLKTGFKEGKENQDLRKRLKKILLERTSYGDTPLHSALRYGKRELVIQILKILSSSSEFKCLIDIQNASDRTPLHYAVIFNQPDIVRTLLSIGANPNTSDNHGSYPLHEGVKRPQNYECVDALLDAKADFNVRDDTGWTPFQVAAEYGSLRAIASLIKAGVDVNSTERSFGRTALHIAVEGGHIDVVRYLLEKTDIEVDKPNLGGNTALHSAVVNTGSRAKELCAILIKHNANPNIPNGHGRSCFEDDEDEQNGQERLIEPEIDLINSETKIKEEIEDDDPPHGQTSFDLACDNHEIKDLLSRANRDKTDNIIMEDVKEETREEEEEEEEEEEEEEEVEASDTEKEKETITEWLDVDQMAQLGNILDKNDGWKPLAKNLGCDYLWSSLDTRGASPALTILSYADVQGNLTMPKLLNLLHQMKQTEAATFVEDIIRNHNRSH; translated from the exons ATGACTACAGTAAACAGTCACTATTCAAACTCAACAGAATCTTCACCAGTGGAAAACATGGAATCACCTGTGTCTGCTCTTTCTCCTTTGAGGGACgaggaaaattttaatataaatgatagttctttttttgataacaCTATgg caATGGAGATAGGTACTCCAAAACTGGTAATAATTGACCAACCTATTGAAAAATTCAGATTCAGATATAAATCTGAAATGTTGGGTACGCATGGTAGTCTAGCTAGTGCTAATTCTACAACAAGACGGAAAAAAAATGCTCCAACTGtacaa CTAAAAAACTTCAATGGAACTGCAATGATACGCTGTACAATTGTGacgaaaaatgaagaaaaacgTATTCCTCATGCTCACCACCTTGTCAAAAGAGAAGGTAATTCTGAAAACGATAGTCCATATGAACTTACAGTCGGCCCAGAAAATGATTGGACTGCTAC atTCCATGGAATGGGAATTATTCATACTGCTAAAAAGCATATAAAGGaagaattgattaaaaaaatgcaagcAGAAGCTCTTGAACGAAATCGACAATATGATTATACAATAACCACTCTTAGTGTTCGAGAAGAAACTCAAATAAGGATGGATGCTGACAATGCATCAAAATGGATGGACTTAAATAGCGTTGCTTTATCTTTTCAAGCGTTCATTTTAAATGAACATGGTGTTATGACTCCAATTACTCCACCCGTTTATTCTCACACAATTAATAACCTAa aaagtgccttgactggagaattaaaaatttgccgAATTGATAAACATACTGGTAGTTGCGATGGtaatgaagaaatatttttacttgtagaaaaagttggaaaaa aaaacataaaagttaaattttttgaagttgatgACAAGAATAATGAAATTTGGTATGCATATGGTAAATTTTCTGAACTCGATGTTCACCACCAATATGCTATAGTATTTCGTACACCTCCGTATAAAGACCGAGAAATAACAAAATCACGAAACGTACTTATTCAGTTGGAACGTCCAACAGACGGTGATTGTTCTGACCCAGTGAAATTCATCTACAAACCATCTGATAGCATAATAACAAGGAAGCGACCAAGAATGTCTTACTCTGAGAGTACTGACTTGAGCGATATAATTCTATCGGACACAACAAtgcgaaaaaatatatttgctATCTCTCCAGATAATCTAACACGCAGTGATTTGTCAGccgagttaaaaaaattaacttctgaAAAATTACCTTCTGATGATTTTCAGCAGTACATAGAAGATATAGATTATGATCTATTTATAGAAGAAGCAAATGACGAATTGAATGATGCCCATGGCTATGATCAAAGTCTGAGTACCGATGGTCCTAAGTATGCAGATACTTTGGGCGGACCTAATTTTGCAATTAATGTATTGAAAACAGGATTCAAAGAAGGCAAAGAAAACCAAGATCTTCGAaaacgtttaaaaaaaatcttattagaACGTACATCATATGGAGATACCCCACTCCACTCTGCTCTTCGATATGGCAAACGTGAACTTGTCatacaaattttaaagattttaagCAGTTCATCAGAATTCAAATGTCTAATTGATATACAAAATGCTTCTGATAGAACCCCTCTTCATTatgctgttatttttaatcaaccagACATAGTCCGTACCTTATTATCGATTGGAGCAAATCCAAATACCAGTGATAATCATGGCTCGTATCCACTTCATGAAGGTGTCAAAAGGCCACAAAATTATGAATGTGTTGATGCACTTTTAGATGCTAAAGCAGATTTTAATGTAAGAGATGATACGGGTTGGACTCCATTTCAAGTAGCTGCTGAGTATGGTTCTTTACGGGCGATTGCTTCGCTTATTAAGGCTGGAGTAGATGTTAATAGTACCGAAAGATCATTTGGACGAACAGCTTTACATATCGCCGTTGAGGGAGGTCATATTGATGTTGTTCGCTATCTTTTAGAGaag ACAGATATTGAGGTGGATAAGCCGAATCTTGGTGGAAATACAGCGCTTCATTCAGCAGTTGTTAACACTGGATCTAGAGCAAAAGAATTGTGTGCAATTCTTATAAAACATAATGCAAATCCTAATATACCAAATGGTCATGGCCGTTCGTGTTTTGAGGACGATGAAGATGAACAAAATGGTCAAGAGCGTTTAATTGAACCAGAAATCGATCTTATTAATAgtgaaacaaaaattaaagaagaaattgaaGATGACGATCCACCGCACGGCCAAACATCTTTTGATTTAGCTTGTGATAATCATGAG atAAAAGATCTACTGAGCAGAGCTAATAGAGATAAAACCGACAATATAATTATGGAAGATGTCAAAGAAGAGACACGAGAAGAAGAagaggaagaagaagaagaagaagaagaggagGAAGAAGTCGAAGCTTCTGAtacagaaaaagaaaaagaaacgATAACTGAATGGTTAGATGTAGACCAAATGGCTCAACTTGGGAATATATTGGATAAAAATGACGGATGGAAACCTCTTGCTAAAAATTTAGGCTGCGATTATCTTTGGTCTTCATTAGATACACGTGGAGCTAGTCCAGCGTTAACTATTCTCAGTTATGCTGAT gTTCAAGGTAATTTAACAATGCCGAAGCTTTTGAATTTGTTACACCAAATGAAACAAACAGAAGCAGCGACTTTTGTTGAAGATATAATCCGTAACCATAATCGTAGCCattga
- the LOC123268777 gene encoding protein odr-4 homolog — translation MGRIVYAEECLLSYLESLAQSDAYTVGLILGQSTEDTDYVIHLARTPPPASKDVIEETLIGSTTSLHQESPVQFIKSIKDVPSSWVADHAKHVTRMLPGGMWVLGIFIVGPDDCLNNNDSTQRLRSIVTAIHQNLEFDQYLYGNNPYDNIVLAFNSRTKRFSCKSFEANGSGPLKNADVKFQSKITKWYQLDTHVDFDQMYPIIKDQESDSLKKQLQNILKDISSKIESSIVVLEGESMALDDPIEILGEKKKKDRKESKSNDTNFNNRVLQAVIYIPSLPNKSKTLEIKRTSFCASIKLQGQLISRTFVHQSSKIGEAASAIKHDIMRSMASRLEMHADSLIEEENGLPEDNITLHEPPRRVLVALPKSRITLSDYLFPGEGPQEALISLQELLDLEVQESCVQKDFELQANPAEFYSQNEIVTEPTEQNKYSDNNSLFLYISGLIVALSILVISILIHYFY, via the exons atggGACGAATAGTATACGCGGAAGAATGTTTATTAAGCTATTTAGAATCGTTAGCTCAATCAGACGCTTACACGGTTGGACTTATTTTGGGACAG agtACCGAGGACACAGATTATGTGATACACTTGGCACGTACCCCTCCACCAGCATCAAAAGACGTTATTGAAGAAACTTTGATAGGTTCAACGACGAGCCTTCATCAAGAATCGCCGGTCCAATTTATTAAGTCAATTAAAGATGTTCCAAGCAGCTGGGTCGCAGATCATGCAAAACAT gTTACGCGAATGTTACCAGGTGGTATGTGGGTTCTCGGAATTTTCATTGTTGGTCCGGATGATTGTTTGAATAACAATGATTCAACTCAAAGACTAAGATCAATTGTTACAGCAATACATCAGAATTTAGAATTTGATCAATATCTTTATGGAAATAATCCATACGACAATATTGTTCTTGCATTTAATAGCAGAACTAAAAG GTTCTCATGTAAATCTTTTGAAGCTAACGGTAGTGGGCCTTTGAAAAATGCGGATGTTAAATTTCAATCGAAAATCACCAAGTGGTATCAGTTAGATACTCATGTAGATTTCGATCAGATGTATCCAATTATTAAAGATCAAGAATCTGATTCATTGAAGAAACAGCttcaaaatattcttaaaGATATTTCGTCTAAAATAGAATCGTCAATTGTCGTCCTGGAAGGAGAATCAATGGCGTTAGATGATCCTATTGAAATACTAggagagaagaaaaaaaaagatagaaAAGAATCAAAAAGTAATGAcactaattttaataatagagTACTTCAAGCGGTTATTTACATTCCAAGT TTGCCTAACAAATCAAAGACTTTAGAAATAAAGCGTACAAGCTTCTGTGCATCAATCAAGTTACAAGGACAATTAATTAGCAGAACTTTTGTTCACCaatcatcaaaaattggtGAAGCTGCAAGTGCAATTAAACATGATATTATGAGATCAATGGCCAGTAGGTTAGAAATGCATGCCGACAGTTTAATTGAAGAAGAAAACGGCTTGCCAGAag acaatATTACACTTCATGAACCACCACGAAGGGTACTTGTAGCTTTACCAAAAAGTAGAATAACTTTATCAGACTACTTATTCCCCGGTGAAGGTCCTCAAGAAGCTTTAATATCACTTCAAGAACTTCTAGATCTTGAGGTACAAGAGAGTTGTGTTCAAAAGGATTTTGAATTGCAAGCGAATCCAGCTGAATTTTATTCACAAAATGAAATAGTTACTGAACCTACTgagcaaaataaatattcagataataattcattatttttatatatatcaggATTAATTGTAGCATTATCAATTCTTGTTATTTCCATTttaatacattatttttactaa
- the LOC123268682 gene encoding palmitoyltransferase app isoform X2 — MPHVTRKWELFPGRNRFCCDGRVMMAPQTGVFYITLCLIAGTSALFFIYDCPYLALHITPAIPVIGGLLFMFVMSALLRTSFSDPGVIPRATPDEAAYIEKQIEVPNNGNSPTYRPPPRTKEILVKGQPVKLKYCFTCKIFRPPRASHCSLCDNCVEGFDHHCPWVGNCVGRRNYRYFYAFIVSLAFLCVFIFACAITHLIMLTRDDRPFLDAIKNSPGSVVVGVVCFFSIWSILGLAGFHTYLTSSNQTTNEDIKGSFSSKREQESFNPYSHGNICGNCFYVLCGPAPPSLIDRRGIVTPGYRAERERTCEDYVIANNKAYGTVKVMQPQANGHSIPSHVDNDITGSMNNLVAGQRSPRIESLNGSTTNSVSHLVSNEMPLASLSIPPIDIDEIAPLPPKQSVIISPVLGTTMPQTTVTTPLSASRLRLLQDTTMIESALDLDSLEESSVGRGSQTGLIKIGIV, encoded by the exons ATGCCGCATGTCACAAGAAAATGGGAATTATTCCCAGGACGTAATAGATTCTGCTGTGATGGTAGAGTCATGATGGCACCACAGACAGGAGTATTTTACATAACTCTATGCCTGATTGCTGGAACAAgcgctttattttttatttatga TTGTCCATACTTGGCGCTCCACATAACTCCAGCGATACCAGTGATAGGTGGATTACTTTTTATGTTCGTAATGTCAGCATTATTGCGGACAAGTTTTAGTGACCCTGGTGTGATACCCCGGGCGACACCTGATGAGGCTGCATATATTGAAAAACAAATAg AAGTTCCCAACAATGGTAACTCTCCGACGTATCGACCGCCTCCACGGACGAAGGAAATCCTCGTGAAGGGACAGCCAgttaaactaaaatattgttttacttgtaaaatatttagacCTCCGAGAGCGTCTCATTGTAGTCTATGTGACAACTGTGTTG AGGGATTCGATCATCATTGTCCGTGGGTTGGAAATTGTGTGGGTAGAAGGaattatagatatttttacGCATTTATCGTATCCTTAGCCTTCCTGTGTGTTTTCATCTTTGCTTGTGCAATAACACATCTTATCATGC TGACCCGAGATGATAGACCATTTTTAGatgcaattaaaaattcaccAGGAAGCGTTGTGGTTGGtgttgtttgttttttttccatttgGAGTATTTTAGGTCTTGCCGGGTTTCATACTTATCTTACAAGTAGTAACCAAACAACAAATGAAGAc ataaaAGGTTCGTTTTCGAGTAAACGAGAACAAGAAAGCTTTAATCCATATAGTCATGGAAATATTTGTGGTAATTGTTTTTACGTACTCTGTGGACCAGCTCCACCAAGTCTTATCg ATAGAAGAGGAATAGTAACTCCTGGATATAGAGCTGAACGTGAGAGAACTTGTGAAGATTATGTGATCGCCAATAATAAAGCTTATGGCACAGTTAAAGTTATGCAGCcacaa gCAAACGGACACAGTATTCCTTCTCATGTAGATAATGATATAACTGGTTCAATGAATAATCTTGTCGCTGGTCAACGTTCACCGCGGATTGAATCATTAAACG gtaGTACAACAAACAGCGTAAGCCACCTTGTTTCTAACGAAATGCCATTGGCTTCACTGAGTATTCCACCGATAGACATTGATGAGATTGCTCCATTACCACCGAAACAAAGTGTAATTATTTCACCTGTATTAGGCACGACGATGCCACAGACGACTGTCACGACACCCTTGTCGGCCTCGCGATTACGATTACTTCAAGACACAACAATGATTGAGTCTGCACTTGACTTAGATTCTTTAGAAGAATCAAGTGTAGGTCGCGGAAGTCAGACGGGTCTTATTAAAATAggtattgtttaa
- the LOC123268682 gene encoding palmitoyltransferase ZDHHC18-A isoform X1, translating to MPHVTRKWELFPGRNRFCCDGRVMMAPQTGVFYITLCLIAGTSALFFIYDCPYLALHITPAIPVIGGLLFMFVMSALLRTSFSDPGVIPRATPDEAAYIEKQIEVPNNGNSPTYRPPPRTKEILVKGQPVKLKYCFTCKIFRPPRASHCSLCDNCVEGFDHHCPWVGNCVGRRNYRYFYAFIVSLAFLCVFIFACAITHLIMLTRDDRPFLDAIKNSPGSVVVGVVCFFSIWSILGLAGFHTYLTSSNQTTNEDIKGSFSSKREQESFNPYSHGNICGNCFYVLCGPAPPSLIDRRGIVTPGYRAERERTCEDYVIANNKAYGTVKVMQPQANGHSIPSHVDNDITGSMNNLVAGQRSPRIESLNGELTLMSQLPRCPVELPKYRQYSNEVYIPKYSTPRRCAQDRVQPGDAYAAEIERLNAEVQKFNYKCEETLQRYPQRCREEYQRCSENNLIHNQQQYTVDQKYAIDLQKYPRGYSEDYLRYGDIDNDNDDGYRKSIDLQKFPQRYSEDPSRSYHSPQTLKYNNLRCNQHGFKYPITKNILPNRILGSGNIPMIGQSAIGLVVNRFGSAPLNYDMAFMDNNSICPGESAEDNLMNRRFIVSPINDND from the exons ATGCCGCATGTCACAAGAAAATGGGAATTATTCCCAGGACGTAATAGATTCTGCTGTGATGGTAGAGTCATGATGGCACCACAGACAGGAGTATTTTACATAACTCTATGCCTGATTGCTGGAACAAgcgctttattttttatttatga TTGTCCATACTTGGCGCTCCACATAACTCCAGCGATACCAGTGATAGGTGGATTACTTTTTATGTTCGTAATGTCAGCATTATTGCGGACAAGTTTTAGTGACCCTGGTGTGATACCCCGGGCGACACCTGATGAGGCTGCATATATTGAAAAACAAATAg AAGTTCCCAACAATGGTAACTCTCCGACGTATCGACCGCCTCCACGGACGAAGGAAATCCTCGTGAAGGGACAGCCAgttaaactaaaatattgttttacttgtaaaatatttagacCTCCGAGAGCGTCTCATTGTAGTCTATGTGACAACTGTGTTG AGGGATTCGATCATCATTGTCCGTGGGTTGGAAATTGTGTGGGTAGAAGGaattatagatatttttacGCATTTATCGTATCCTTAGCCTTCCTGTGTGTTTTCATCTTTGCTTGTGCAATAACACATCTTATCATGC TGACCCGAGATGATAGACCATTTTTAGatgcaattaaaaattcaccAGGAAGCGTTGTGGTTGGtgttgtttgttttttttccatttgGAGTATTTTAGGTCTTGCCGGGTTTCATACTTATCTTACAAGTAGTAACCAAACAACAAATGAAGAc ataaaAGGTTCGTTTTCGAGTAAACGAGAACAAGAAAGCTTTAATCCATATAGTCATGGAAATATTTGTGGTAATTGTTTTTACGTACTCTGTGGACCAGCTCCACCAAGTCTTATCg ATAGAAGAGGAATAGTAACTCCTGGATATAGAGCTGAACGTGAGAGAACTTGTGAAGATTATGTGATCGCCAATAATAAAGCTTATGGCACAGTTAAAGTTATGCAGCcacaa gCAAACGGACACAGTATTCCTTCTCATGTAGATAATGATATAACTGGTTCAATGAATAATCTTGTCGCTGGTCAACGTTCACCGCGGATTGAATCATTAAACGGTGAGTTAACACTTATGAGCCAGTTACCACGTTGCCCTGTTGAATTACCCAAGTATCGTCAGTACTCAAACGAAGTATACATTCCAAAATATTCAACGCCGCGACGTTGTGCTCAAGATCGCGTGCAACCTGGTGATGCTTATGCTGCCGAAATAGAACGTCTGAATGCcgaagttcaaaaatttaattataaatgtgaGGAAACTTTGCAAAGATATCCACAGAGATGTCGTGAAGAGTACCAACGCTgttctgaaaataatttaatacacAACCAACAACAGTATACTGTTGATCAAAAATACGCGATtgatcttcaaaaatatcctCGTGGATACTCGGAAGACTATTTAAGATATGGcgatattgataatgataatgatgatggtTATAGAAAGTCGATAGacttacaaaaatttcctCAACGTTATTCTGAAGATCCATCACGTTCTTATCACTCGCCGCAGACTCTTAAATACAATAATCTTAGATGTAATCAACATGGCTTTAAGTATCCAATTACTAAGAATATTTTACCTAATAGAATATTAGGCTCTGGTAATATTCCTATGATTGGTCAAAGTGCAATCGGTCTAGTAGTTAATAGATTTGGTTCAGCGCCTTTAAATTATGATATGGCCTTTATGGATAATAATTCTATTTGTCCAGGGGAAAGTGCTGaggataatttaatgaatcgTCGTTTTATTGTCAGCCCCATCAATGATAATGATTGA